In Micromonospora ferruginea, the sequence GCGGTTCGTCAACCAGCGCTGCCACCGGGTCGGGCTGGCCACCGCCCGGCAGCGCCTCGACGCTCTCGTCGACACCCTCCGGACCGCGGGCTACGACACCACGGCGGTGGAGCAGGAGTACGTCGTCTCCGACAGCGACCCGCGCGTCGACCAGGGCTGGCTGGACGCACCCTCGGATCAGGTGAGCACGTGGTTGGCGGAGCGCGAGAACACCATGAGGTCGGCACCGGCAGCCTCCCCGGACTACCCGCCGACCTACCAGCCGCTGCCCGCCGACGCGCCCGTCCACCAGCGGGCGGCGTTCGATCCGGCGCTCAAGCAGTATCCGAACGCGTACCGGGCCGGTGAGCCCGAGTTTCTCGACGCCGCCACCGGCCGCCGGTGGAGCACCGCCCGACGTGTGGCGATGAGTCACGTCCTGGCGGCTGCCGCCGGGACTGACTGGGGCCGGCATCTGGTCCTTCGGGGCAGCGTCGCCATGGCGGCTCAGGTCGGCGAGGGCGCCCGCGAACCCGGGGACCTCGACTTCGTCGTGGTCCCGCACACCGTCACCAGCGACAGCGGCGACGCCCGTGAGCTGCTCGACGCCGTCAGGGCCGCCATCGGGGCGGCTGCGGGAGCAGGCTTGGAGGCGGACCGGATCGTCGAGTCGGCCATCTGGACCTACGAGCGCGCCGACGGCCGCCGCCTCGTCGTCCCGTTCACCGCGTCCGGCGCGCCCGAGGGTCACGTACAGATCGACGTCGTCTTCGGCGAACAGCTCCCACTCCCACCGGAGACGCTGACGCTTCCCGGCGTGGACGCGCCGGTGTTGGTCGCGCCCGCCGCTCTGGCGCTGGCCCGGAAGCTGATGTGGCTGGCCACCGACGGCTATCCCCAGGGCAAGGACCTCTACGACGCCGTCCTGCTCGCCGAGCACACCAGCGTCGAGCTGGCTCTGGTCCGCCGGCTGATGCGAGCGGAGCTGGGAGTCGAGGCAGACGCCTTCACCGCCGAGACCGTCCTGAGCTGGGACGTCGACTGGACCAACTTCACCGACGAGTGCCCGGGCGTCGCCGGCACCGCCGAGCAGTGGTTGAAACGGCTCGCCCTGGCCCTCGACCGCGCCTGGGCCTGACGCTCGACGGGACAGCCGCGCTCCACGAGGGACGGCCGGGGTGGTGAGCGTCGGCGGGATGCGCGGTTCGTCACAGCGCTTGCCCCGGCACACCGATGGGGCGTTGGCTCGACGGCATGGCGCGCATCGCGTACGACGACACCGACGCGGAGGCCTTCGCGGCGACGCGTCACCTCACCGACGACGGCCTCGCCGCCTGGCGGCAGGCCGTCACGAACCACCTGGCCCCGAGGCCGGGCATGCGGCTGCTCGACCTGGGCGCCGGCACCGGGAGCTGGGCGGAGACGTTCACCGCCTGGTTTCCCGGCGTCGAGGTCGTCGCGGTGGAGCCGTCGGCGGCCATGCGCGCCCGGTGCGGGTTCCGGCCCGTCGTCGCGGGCGAGGCCGTGGGCATCCCGCTGCGCGACGGCGGCGTGGACGGCGGGTGGCTCTCCACCGTCGTGCACCACCTGCCGGACCTGGGCGCCGTGGCGCGGGAGCTGCGCCGGGTGGTACGGCCGGGCGGCCCGGTGCTGATCCGGTCGGCGTTCGCCGGCCGGCACGAGGGGATCACGTTGTTCCGCCACTTTCCGGAGGCGGTCCGCGTGCTCGACTCGTACCCGTCGGTCGCCGACGTCGGGGCGGCGTTCGCCGCCGCCGGTTTCGCCACCGCCGTGGTCGAGCCGGTTCCGCAGGTCACCGCGCCGTCGCTGCGGGAGGCGGCGGTCAGGCTGCGCCGGGAGGCGCACACCCCGCTCCAGCTGATCAGCGACGACGAGTACGCCGCCGGCGTCGCCCGTCTCCGCGAGGCGGCGCGGCGGGACGTCGGGCCGGTCGTGGACGTGCTGGACCTGCTCGTCCTGCGTTGAGACGTGGGCCGGTCCCGCCGGCGCGACGGCTGAGTCGTTGCCGGCATCAGCTCGACAGCGACGCGGAACCGGGGTGCCGGTGGCTCCGGGCCGAACCAGCGCCTGGTGGGAGGTTCACCGGCACGACGACGTCGGAGCGGAGCGCAGGGGGCGCGGCCGGCACCCGGCCGGACCGCATCCGTCAGGTCGGCTCGGCGGCGGGCCGGGTCTCGGCCAGGTGCATCGGCAGCACCTTCGCCGCGCTGACCGCCAACTCCCGGTCGAGCACCTCGTCGCGGGGGACGAAGACCATGGCCTGCCCCTCGCCGAGCACCACGTCCTCCTGCCGCGCGTCGGTCTCGCCCCGGAAGATGTGGACGGTGACGGTGTGCGGGAAGCCCTCCTCGTACGGGCGCGGGCCGCTCCAGAACAGGCGCAGCTCGCCGGCGGTCAGGCCGGTCTCCTCGCGCAGTTCGCGGCGGGCGGCCTGTTCGGGCGTCTCGCCGGGTTCGATGCTGCCGCCGGGCAGGCTCCACTGGTGGGGTGAGACGGGCGCGTTGCCGTCGCGGTGCTGCATGAGGATCGCGCCGGTCCGGTCGACGAGCAGGACGAGGGCTACGTCGTAGAAGGCCACGGCCCGAGCATGCCACACCGCGCCTTTCGCCTCAGCGAGACGAAAGTCGAGACGGAGACTACGAAAGCCATGGACACATCGACATGTCTTTTGTAGCGTCGAGCGCATACCGGCCGAGAGGAGAACCGTCATGTGCTACGGATTCGACGGGGACGGCGCGCTGCGGCGATCGCTCGACCGACGTAACCTGCTGCGTGGCTCCCTGGCGGCGCTTGCCGGTGTCGGCCTGGCCGCCGGGTCGGGCGCGACCGCGGCCCAGGCCGGCGGCGGGCACCACCACGGCCGGCGGCACGTGCCGAAGGAGCTGATCAGCCTCCAGCTCTGGACCGTGCGCGACGCGCTCAACGGCTCCCCCGGCTACGACGCGACGCTCACCCACCTGGCCCGGATCGGCTATCCCCGGGTGGAGCTGGCGCTGGGCTACTTCGGCCGCACCGCCGCGCAACTGCGCCGGTTCCTCGACGGCATCGGCATCAAGGCCACCTCCAGCCACGACGGGATCGCCGCCGACGCCGCCGGCCTGGAGCAGAAGATCGCCAACGCCCGGACGCTGGGCCAGCGGTTCATGGTGGTGCCCTACCTGAACTCCGACCGCGAGGACGACTGGAAGCGCTGGGCGGAGCAGATGAACGTGGAGGCCGCCGCCGCGCGCAAGGCCGGCCTGCGGTACGGCTACCACAACCACGCGCACGAGTTCACCATCGACTTCGGCAACGGCCGGCGTCCGTGGGACGTGCTCACCGAGGAGTTGGACCCGCGCCTGGTGCATCTGGAGATCGACCTCTACTGGGCGGTCACCGGTGGCATCAACTCCGGTGAGGGCGTCGACGACCCGGAGGGCTTCGCGCTGGACGTCATCCGCTGCGCCCCGCAGCGGGTGCTGCAGTACCACGTCAAGGACCGCGACCCGGTCACCGGCGACATGGCCGACCTGGGCACCGGGATGATCGACTTCGCCCGGATCTTCCGCCGGCACCAGGTGCTGGAGTACATCGTGGAGAACGACACCCCGGACGTGACCCCGCAGCAGACCGCCGCGGTCGGCTACCGCTACCTGCGCCGGCTGACCTACTGACGACGCCTCGACGCCCGGGACCGGCTCGCCGCCGGCCCCGGGCGTCGGGCGTGGTGGGGCGGCGGGTCGCCGCCGGAGGTGGCACGCTCGGGTCGAGGTCCCGCACCGACCGACGGGGGTACGCGATGACCGACGAGCCGGACGTCGTCCACTACGACCGCCTCTACCGCGACACCAACCGCCCGCCGTGGGAGATCGACGCCCCGCAGCCGGCGCTCGCCGCGGTGCTCGACACCGGGGTACGCGGCCCACGCGCGCTCGACGTCGGCTGCGGCACCGGCGAGCTGGCCCTCGCGCTGGCCCGCCTCGGCCACGATGTGACCGGCGTCGACCTGTCCCCGGTGGCGATCACATCGGCCCGGGCCAAGGCCGCCGCGGCGGGCCTGCCGGTGCGCTTCGAGGTGCACGACGCCACCCGCCTGCCGGTGTCGCCTACGCCGTACGACTCGGTGTTCGACTCCGGCTTGCTGCACACGCTGGACCGGCGCGGGGCGGCGGTCGGCGACTACCTGGCGCTGCTGCCGCGCCTCACCGCGCCCGGCGGCGCCGTGTTCGTGCTGGCCGTGTCGCCGCAGGCGGGCGAAGGCTGGGGACTGGACGCCGACGCCCT encodes:
- a CDS encoding nucleotidyl transferase AbiEii/AbiGii toxin family protein, producing MSGDFEIHLTAYAHQAEELAAFAARHGVKFVHIVLDRGMYATQPMLTLAGRGTLTEQQAVAQHWLRELGTAGIHACRTKIEAAPWCVGVPQSDEQAAAEPNGRYFEHHVKLLLAGTTVADLVALSDLVAPHGARLSRNARRERQDGTQERFVNQRCHRVGLATARQRLDALVDTLRTAGYDTTAVEQEYVVSDSDPRVDQGWLDAPSDQVSTWLAERENTMRSAPAASPDYPPTYQPLPADAPVHQRAAFDPALKQYPNAYRAGEPEFLDAATGRRWSTARRVAMSHVLAAAAGTDWGRHLVLRGSVAMAAQVGEGAREPGDLDFVVVPHTVTSDSGDARELLDAVRAAIGAAAGAGLEADRIVESAIWTYERADGRRLVVPFTASGAPEGHVQIDVVFGEQLPLPPETLTLPGVDAPVLVAPAALALARKLMWLATDGYPQGKDLYDAVLLAEHTSVELALVRRLMRAELGVEADAFTAETVLSWDVDWTNFTDECPGVAGTAEQWLKRLALALDRAWA
- a CDS encoding class I SAM-dependent methyltransferase, whose translation is MARIAYDDTDAEAFAATRHLTDDGLAAWRQAVTNHLAPRPGMRLLDLGAGTGSWAETFTAWFPGVEVVAVEPSAAMRARCGFRPVVAGEAVGIPLRDGGVDGGWLSTVVHHLPDLGAVARELRRVVRPGGPVLIRSAFAGRHEGITLFRHFPEAVRVLDSYPSVADVGAAFAAAGFATAVVEPVPQVTAPSLREAAVRLRREAHTPLQLISDDEYAAGVARLREAARRDVGPVVDVLDLLVLR
- a CDS encoding NUDIX hydrolase; protein product: MAFYDVALVLLVDRTGAILMQHRDGNAPVSPHQWSLPGGSIEPGETPEQAARRELREETGLTAGELRLFWSGPRPYEEGFPHTVTVHIFRGETDARQEDVVLGEGQAMVFVPRDEVLDRELAVSAAKVLPMHLAETRPAAEPT
- a CDS encoding sugar phosphate isomerase/epimerase family protein; this encodes MCYGFDGDGALRRSLDRRNLLRGSLAALAGVGLAAGSGATAAQAGGGHHHGRRHVPKELISLQLWTVRDALNGSPGYDATLTHLARIGYPRVELALGYFGRTAAQLRRFLDGIGIKATSSHDGIAADAAGLEQKIANARTLGQRFMVVPYLNSDREDDWKRWAEQMNVEAAAARKAGLRYGYHNHAHEFTIDFGNGRRPWDVLTEELDPRLVHLEIDLYWAVTGGINSGEGVDDPEGFALDVIRCAPQRVLQYHVKDRDPVTGDMADLGTGMIDFARIFRRHQVLEYIVENDTPDVTPQQTAAVGYRYLRRLTY
- a CDS encoding class I SAM-dependent methyltransferase, which encodes MTDEPDVVHYDRLYRDTNRPPWEIDAPQPALAAVLDTGVRGPRALDVGCGTGELALALARLGHDVTGVDLSPVAITSARAKAAAAGLPVRFEVHDATRLPVSPTPYDSVFDSGLLHTLDRRGAAVGDYLALLPRLTAPGGAVFVLAVSPQAGEGWGLDADALRSAFPEPTWTHTTVEPIDVLARVDTGDLHLPGHLLRATRSSV